A stretch of the Planktothricoides raciborskii GIHE-MW2 genome encodes the following:
- a CDS encoding DNA phosphorothioation-associated protein 4, whose translation MSALKIRIAKDKAELIKSLTTSENNNSPFPTYADVMVFAAALGAKRKKRSPLGQISKKDPGPINLDIFVTRGYDVAIKLLAIAETKDAKILGTLDQTMVEKRLEIFEEYANGGLEILRDELRGAVDYTEQIMLMLISERFKQEDTGQFSFDLSKFL comes from the coding sequence ATGAGTGCTCTGAAAATTAGGATTGCTAAAGATAAAGCTGAGTTGATTAAATCCTTAACTACTTCAGAAAATAATAACTCTCCCTTTCCCACCTATGCGGATGTGATGGTGTTTGCTGCGGCTTTGGGGGCAAAACGCAAGAAGCGATCGCCTTTGGGACAAATTTCTAAAAAAGATCCCGGCCCAATTAACTTGGATATTTTTGTCACCCGTGGGTACGATGTCGCCATCAAATTATTGGCGATCGCCGAAACCAAAGACGCGAAAATTCTGGGGACTCTAGACCAAACAATGGTGGAAAAACGGCTGGAGATTTTTGAAGAATATGCCAATGGGGGGTTAGAAATTTTGCGGGATGAATTGCGCGGCGCCGTGGACTACACCGAGCAAATCATGTTAATGCTGATTTCTGAGCGGTTTAAGCAGGAAGATACCGGGCAGTTTTCTTTTGATTTGAGCAAGTTTCTGTAA
- a CDS encoding helix-turn-helix domain-containing protein produces MTEVNIEPIVADENEKADLAKLAQILNMLNNGHSDRKLQILDGETGETIPMPQCILQLLRQVVHQFNQGKGVVIETFHQPLTINEAAYLLNFSRQHMVEILQNGEIPSTGEGLNRKIQFDHLIDYQKNWAKLRHKNIRDIAQMSHDAGLYFLGSELSEPTAKISAE; encoded by the coding sequence ATGACTGAAGTAAATATTGAACCCATTGTTGCCGATGAAAACGAAAAAGCTGATTTAGCCAAATTAGCACAAATATTAAATATGCTGAATAATGGTCACTCCGATCGCAAATTACAAATCCTGGATGGAGAAACCGGAGAAACCATCCCAATGCCTCAGTGTATCTTGCAGTTACTTCGCCAAGTTGTCCATCAATTTAACCAGGGAAAAGGGGTAGTTATAGAAACATTTCATCAGCCATTAACCATCAATGAAGCTGCCTATTTACTGAATTTTTCCCGGCAACATATGGTAGAAATACTCCAAAATGGTGAGATTCCGAGTACCGGAGAAGGACTTAATCGTAAAATTCAGTTTGATCATCTAATTGATTATCAGAAAAATTGGGCAAAATTGCGGCATAAAAATATTAGAGACATTGCCCAGATGAGCCATGATGCCGGTCTTTATTTTCTGGGATCTGAGTTAAGCGAACCAACCGCTAAAATATCAGCAGAATAA
- a CDS encoding DUF6816 family protein: protein MKLLVKVCWKVCWKVCWKVCLVLMLVLWGNDSAIAGVLGDRIAQFPHWESKPPVEIAQGDLRYPEWMAGTWEVSSTLVDLVAPLAPKLITPGFESNRQYLHQPIKFLVKFGEPTYRQNSSKGKKVTLVPIPLVKNQDFRETLVVADRAFNGLNIAQAYLGNDSILSVKVDPENPNRQITGLRGDRQLVSVVTGRLSETIAPDEFVATEITQQIFHGQTDIYLNEVETTTRYQFQNSGAIPQSGSRTRIAADQITAIYLSPQDPDYFNAGGHPVALYRYQLELLPVPTVSP from the coding sequence ATGAAATTACTTGTAAAAGTTTGCTGGAAAGTTTGCTGGAAAGTTTGCTGGAAAGTTTGCTTAGTCTTGATGCTGGTGTTGTGGGGTAATGACTCAGCGATCGCCGGTGTTTTGGGCGATCGCATTGCCCAATTTCCCCATTGGGAAAGTAAACCCCCGGTTGAGATAGCCCAAGGAGATTTACGCTATCCTGAATGGATGGCTGGAACTTGGGAAGTCAGCAGTACCTTGGTGGATTTAGTTGCCCCTTTAGCCCCCAAATTAATCACGCCCGGATTTGAAAGTAATCGTCAGTATTTGCATCAACCAATCAAGTTTTTAGTCAAGTTTGGCGAACCGACTTATCGGCAAAATTCATCTAAGGGTAAAAAGGTTACATTGGTGCCGATTCCTTTAGTAAAAAATCAGGATTTTCGGGAAACTTTGGTCGTCGCAGATCGCGCTTTTAATGGGTTGAATATTGCCCAAGCGTATTTAGGGAATGATAGCATATTGTCGGTGAAAGTCGATCCGGAAAATCCCAATCGGCAAATTACGGGACTGCGAGGCGATCGCCAATTGGTTTCTGTGGTCACAGGACGGTTAAGTGAAACTATTGCCCCGGATGAATTTGTGGCTACAGAAATTACCCAACAAATTTTTCATGGTCAAACGGATATTTATTTAAATGAAGTGGAAACTACGACCCGTTATCAGTTCCAAAATTCCGGGGCGATTCCGCAAAGCGGATCGCGAACGCGAATCGCTGCTGACCAAATTACGGCGATTTATTTATCTCCCCAAGACCCAGATTATTTTAATGCCGGAGGTCATCCGGTGGCTTTGTATCGTTATCAGTTGGAATTATTGCCAGTTCCGACGGTTTCTCCATAA
- the rseP gene encoding RIP metalloprotease RseP produces MSILAAIAVLALLIFVHELGHFLAARLQGIHANRFSIGFGPVLWKYQGPETEYAIRGIPLGGYVGFPDDDPDSGIPLDDPNLLRNRPILDRAIVISAGVIANLIFAYVLLVGQVAIVGIPEFNYQPGVIVAEIMSQDSAAYRAGLQAKDIVLEVNNQKLEASEEAMQLFIQEIQNHPNRELSLIIQRDEKTYPITIIPNDQNGKGIIGVQLAQNREVFRHKAANIIDAFVSGANEFQRLTMFTLNGFGKLISNFGETAEQVAGPVAIVAIGANIAKDNAANLFQFASLISINLAILNILPLPALDGGQLAFLLIEALRGKPLPTHIQDGVMQTGLMLLLGLGIFLIIRDTTQLDFVQQLFQE; encoded by the coding sequence ATGTCTATATTGGCAGCGATCGCGGTTCTTGCCCTACTCATTTTCGTCCATGAACTAGGACATTTCCTAGCCGCTAGACTCCAAGGCATTCATGCGAATCGTTTTTCCATCGGCTTTGGCCCAGTATTGTGGAAATACCAAGGCCCCGAAACCGAATACGCCATCCGAGGCATTCCCCTGGGGGGTTATGTGGGATTTCCCGACGACGACCCGGACAGCGGAATTCCCCTTGATGACCCAAATTTACTCCGCAACCGGCCAATTCTTGACCGGGCGATCGTCATTAGTGCTGGGGTAATTGCCAACTTAATCTTTGCCTATGTACTATTAGTCGGTCAAGTCGCCATCGTTGGCATCCCAGAATTTAACTACCAACCGGGAGTAATTGTGGCGGAAATCATGTCCCAAGACTCTGCCGCTTATCGGGCTGGACTGCAAGCAAAAGATATTGTACTTGAAGTCAACAACCAAAAACTTGAGGCTTCCGAAGAAGCCATGCAACTGTTCATTCAAGAAATCCAAAATCATCCCAACCGAGAACTTTCTCTAATAATTCAAAGGGATGAAAAAACCTATCCCATAACCATTATCCCCAACGATCAAAACGGCAAAGGAATTATTGGGGTTCAGTTAGCCCAAAACCGGGAAGTTTTCAGACATAAAGCGGCAAATATTATTGATGCTTTTGTCTCTGGGGCGAATGAATTTCAGCGCCTCACCATGTTTACCCTCAACGGATTTGGTAAGCTAATTAGCAACTTTGGGGAAACCGCTGAACAAGTCGCAGGCCCCGTAGCAATTGTGGCGATCGGTGCCAATATTGCCAAAGATAATGCGGCCAACTTATTCCAATTTGCCTCGCTAATTAGTATTAACTTAGCGATTCTGAATATACTGCCCTTACCTGCCCTTGATGGCGGACAATTAGCGTTTCTCCTAATAGAAGCCTTACGAGGCAAACCCTTACCCACCCATATTCAAGATGGCGTGATGCAAACCGGGTTAATGCTATTATTGGGTCTAGGAATTTTCCTAATTATTCGGGATACAACGCAACTGGATTTTGTCCAGCAGTTATTCCAAGAATAA
- the nth gene encoding endonuclease III — protein sequence MSITRKWAAKEQRAIEILIRLKRLYPDAKCSLNYETPLQLLVATILSAQCTDERVNKVTPALFQRFPDAQAFAEADIAEIENLVRSTGFYRNKAKNIQGACQKIVEKFKGQVPKRMELLLELPGVARKTANVVLANAYGINQGVTVDTHVKRLSNRLALTTHQDPVRIEKDLIRLIPQEDWENWSIRLIYHGRAVCQARKPMCDRCDLAELCPSKNE from the coding sequence ATGAGTATTACTCGAAAATGGGCAGCCAAAGAACAACGGGCTATTGAAATATTGATTCGCTTAAAGCGCCTTTATCCCGATGCGAAATGCAGCCTAAACTATGAAACTCCTCTACAATTATTAGTCGCCACAATTCTATCCGCCCAATGTACCGATGAACGAGTCAATAAAGTAACCCCCGCATTATTTCAACGGTTTCCTGATGCCCAAGCTTTTGCCGAAGCTGATATCGCAGAAATCGAAAATTTAGTCCGTTCAACGGGCTTTTATCGTAATAAAGCGAAAAATATTCAAGGGGCTTGTCAAAAAATTGTGGAAAAATTTAAAGGTCAAGTCCCTAAACGCATGGAATTATTGTTAGAATTACCGGGAGTCGCCCGGAAAACGGCTAATGTGGTATTAGCCAATGCTTATGGTATTAATCAGGGAGTTACGGTTGATACTCATGTCAAACGTTTAAGTAATCGTTTGGCCTTAACCACTCATCAAGACCCGGTAAGAATTGAAAAAGATTTAATTAGATTAATTCCCCAAGAAGATTGGGAAAATTGGTCAATTCGCTTAATTTATCACGGACGGGCTGTTTGTCAAGCTAGAAAACCTATGTGCGATCGCTGTGATTTGGCGGAACTTTGTCCCTCTAAAAATGAATGA